The sequence below is a genomic window from Pirellulales bacterium.
TGAATACGCTCGTGGAATCGTTGCCCGCCGAGGAAGTTTCGCGGACCACGGTGGTGTTCGACGCTTCCGAGTCACCGTGGGGCGTTCGACGGGAGCATTGCCATCGCGGCATGACGGTGGTCTTTGCTTCGCGCGACGAGGACGCCGACACGGTCATCGAAAAACTGATTGCCGCCCATACCGCGCCCAAGCGACTGACCGTCGTGTCGAGCGATCACCGACTGCAAAAGGCCGCCGGGCGACGCCGGGCAACGCCCATCGACAGCGATCGGTGGTTTCGCCAGTTATTGCGCGATCGAGCTGCGAGATCGACTCCGCTCCCGATGGCGGATATGCCTA
It includes:
- a CDS encoding NYN domain-containing protein, whose translation is MALLIDGYNLLNATNILGRGRGPGGLERARNALLNTLVESLPAEEVSRTTVVFDASESPWGVRREHCHRGMTVVFASRDEDADTVIEKLIAAHTAPKRLTVVSSDHRLQKAAGRRRATPIDSDRWFRQLLRDRAARSTPLPMADMPKPEGPLTESEVTHWLSEFGLGDSSDA